A single genomic interval of Roseomonas aeriglobus harbors:
- a CDS encoding DUF885 family protein translates to MTDIDRRGVLAGLGMAAGIAAAPAAAAQVVRARTSRDAQLDALLMRQFRAGLSRDPTMATNLGLDTGVRAELRSRFPDWSVRGRAASRAQTDRDLAALRAFGRAGLGDVAQVSYDSAIFSLEADQRVGRFAYHSGGFGHRPGPYGVTQLGGFYTGVASFLDQQHPVKTRADADAYLARLAEVPRLFDDDTAIVRANAAMGVVAPRFILDQALAQLKRLHDGDPATTTMVASIARRSAAIGLTGYGERAQALFAGPIRAALARQMAALSELLPRSEQAAGVARLPQGEAYYAATLRYHTTTGMSAADIHTLGRERVADLTAQIDALLKAQGYTKGTLVARLNALAASPGQRFANTDAGRQELLAYLNGRLDAIKPRLPRMFSRMPTLPYEIRRVPPEIEIGAPGGSAQRGLADGSRPGIFFINLRDTAEWPRYTLPTLAYHEGAPGHLFEGALSLQNGALPIYRQVGQATAYSEGWGLYAEQVADELGMYDDDPLGKIGYLASYAFRASRLVIDTGLHAMGWSREQAIRYMVENSSQSESASRTEVDRYIVYPGQACAYMVGQVAISRLRRDVEGRRGYDIKRFHDLVLDTGRVPLAVLERRVRGAFPA, encoded by the coding sequence ATGACCGACATCGACCGCCGTGGCGTTCTCGCAGGTCTGGGCATGGCCGCCGGTATCGCCGCCGCACCTGCGGCTGCCGCCCAGGTCGTCCGGGCGAGAACCTCTCGCGATGCGCAGCTCGACGCGCTGTTGATGCGCCAATTCCGTGCCGGACTGTCGCGCGATCCGACGATGGCGACGAACCTTGGGCTCGATACCGGCGTGCGGGCGGAACTGCGGTCACGATTTCCGGACTGGTCGGTGCGGGGGCGCGCGGCGAGCCGGGCGCAGACCGATCGCGACCTCGCCGCACTGCGGGCGTTCGGTCGCGCCGGCCTCGGCGACGTCGCACAAGTGTCGTATGATAGTGCGATCTTTTCCCTGGAGGCGGATCAGCGCGTCGGCCGCTTCGCCTATCATAGTGGCGGCTTCGGGCACCGGCCAGGACCCTATGGCGTGACCCAGCTCGGCGGCTTCTACACCGGGGTCGCCAGCTTCCTCGATCAGCAGCATCCGGTGAAGACCCGCGCCGACGCCGACGCTTATCTGGCGCGGTTGGCGGAAGTGCCGCGACTGTTCGACGATGACACCGCCATCGTCCGGGCCAATGCCGCAATGGGCGTGGTGGCGCCGCGCTTCATACTCGACCAGGCGCTCGCGCAGTTGAAGCGGCTGCACGATGGGGATCCGGCGACGACGACGATGGTCGCGTCGATCGCGCGGCGTAGCGCGGCGATCGGCCTGACCGGCTATGGCGAGCGGGCACAGGCGCTGTTCGCAGGGCCGATCCGGGCGGCATTGGCGCGGCAGATGGCGGCGCTGTCCGAACTGCTGCCGCGGTCGGAGCAGGCCGCGGGCGTGGCGCGGCTACCGCAGGGCGAGGCCTATTATGCCGCGACGCTGCGCTATCACACGACCACGGGCATGTCGGCGGCGGATATCCATACGCTCGGTCGCGAGCGCGTGGCGGACCTGACCGCGCAGATCGACGCGCTGCTCAAGGCGCAAGGCTATACGAAGGGCACGTTGGTCGCGCGATTGAACGCGCTTGCCGCATCGCCGGGGCAGCGCTTCGCCAATACCGATGCGGGGCGGCAGGAGTTGCTCGCCTATCTCAACGGTCGACTCGACGCGATCAAGCCGCGGCTGCCGCGCATGTTCAGCCGGATGCCGACACTGCCGTACGAGATTCGCCGCGTGCCGCCCGAGATCGAGATCGGGGCGCCTGGCGGTTCGGCGCAGCGGGGCCTTGCCGACGGGTCGCGGCCGGGAATCTTCTTCATCAACCTGCGCGATACCGCCGAATGGCCGCGCTACACGTTGCCGACGCTGGCGTATCACGAAGGCGCGCCGGGGCATCTGTTCGAAGGGGCGCTGAGCCTGCAGAACGGCGCCCTGCCGATCTATCGCCAGGTCGGACAGGCGACCGCTTATTCGGAAGGCTGGGGGCTCTACGCCGAACAGGTCGCCGACGAACTCGGCATGTACGACGACGATCCGCTGGGCAAGATCGGGTATCTGGCGTCCTACGCCTTCCGCGCGTCGCGGTTGGTGATCGACACCGGCCTTCACGCGATGGGGTGGAGTCGCGAACAGGCTATTCGTTACATGGTCGAGAATTCGTCGCAGTCGGAAAGCGCGTCGCGGACGGAGGTCGACCGCTACATCGTCTATCCGGGACAGGCATGCGCATACATGGTCGGCCAGGTCGCGATCTCGCGCCTGCGCCGCGACGTGGAAGGTCGCCGCGGCTACGACATCAAGCGGTTCCACGATCTGGTGCTCGATACCGGCCGCGTGCCGCTCGCGGTGCTCGAGCGGCGGGTGCGGGGGGCGTTCCCGGCCTGA
- a CDS encoding DEAD/DEAH box helicase, with amino-acid sequence MKFTELGLSKPVTDALAAKGYETPTPIQAQAIPALLQGRDLLGIAQTGTGKTAAFTLPSIDHLVASGKRALPRQCRMLVLAPTRELAAQIADNARGYSKFAKLSVVTVFGGTSVHKNKIDLSKGCDILVATPGRLLDLIDEGHLSLSAVEIFVLDEADQMMDLGFIHALKRVVKILPRQRQSLFFSATMPAAIRDLSNQFIKDPVEVKVTPVSTTAERVEQQVIFVNQSEKQALLTMALRSLKIDRALIFTRTKHGADRVVKLLAANDIASNAIHGNKSQPQRERALGLFRSGEVPILVATDIAARGIDVSGVSHVFNFELPNVPEQYVHRIGRTARAGADGIAISFCADDERPYLRDIEKLTRQKVPVRSLPDNFLAEAEAIVKSRKPVPMSRDEQNGRNGRAQQGGGRGGRSQGVASSDGEPRRFFPGKKKFAAKPAGGGRPGGNRGGGQRSAAGGGSGGGRGR; translated from the coding sequence ATGAAATTCACCGAACTCGGGCTGTCGAAGCCCGTCACCGACGCCCTTGCCGCCAAGGGCTATGAAACCCCCACCCCGATCCAGGCGCAGGCGATCCCCGCGCTGTTGCAGGGCCGCGACCTGCTCGGCATCGCGCAGACCGGCACTGGCAAGACCGCGGCGTTCACGCTGCCGTCGATCGACCACCTGGTCGCCAGCGGCAAGCGCGCCCTGCCGCGCCAGTGCCGCATGCTGGTGCTTGCGCCGACCCGCGAACTCGCCGCGCAGATCGCGGACAATGCCCGCGGCTATTCGAAGTTCGCGAAATTGAGCGTCGTCACCGTCTTCGGCGGCACGTCGGTGCACAAGAACAAGATCGACCTGTCGAAGGGCTGCGACATCCTGGTCGCGACGCCGGGCCGCCTGCTCGACCTGATCGACGAAGGCCATCTGAGCCTGTCGGCGGTCGAGATCTTCGTGCTCGACGAAGCCGACCAGATGATGGACCTGGGCTTCATCCATGCACTGAAGCGGGTCGTGAAGATCCTGCCGCGTCAGCGTCAGTCGCTGTTCTTCTCGGCCACCATGCCGGCTGCGATCCGCGACCTGTCGAACCAGTTCATCAAGGACCCGGTCGAGGTGAAGGTCACCCCGGTCTCGACCACCGCCGAGCGCGTCGAGCAGCAGGTGATCTTCGTCAACCAGTCCGAGAAGCAGGCGCTGCTGACGATGGCACTGCGCAGCCTCAAGATCGACCGCGCGCTGATCTTCACCCGCACCAAGCACGGCGCCGACCGCGTCGTGAAGCTGCTGGCCGCCAATGACATCGCGTCGAACGCGATCCACGGCAACAAGTCGCAACCGCAGCGCGAGCGCGCGCTGGGTCTGTTCCGTTCGGGCGAAGTGCCGATCCTGGTCGCCACCGACATCGCCGCGCGCGGCATCGACGTGTCGGGCGTCAGCCACGTCTTCAACTTCGAGCTGCCGAACGTACCGGAACAGTATGTCCACCGCATCGGCCGCACCGCGCGTGCGGGCGCCGACGGCATCGCCATCAGCTTCTGCGCCGATGACGAACGGCCGTACCTGCGCGACATCGAGAAGTTGACGCGCCAGAAGGTGCCCGTCCGCTCACTGCCGGACAATTTCCTGGCCGAAGCCGAAGCGATCGTGAAGTCGCGGAAGCCCGTGCCGATGAGCCGCGACGAACAGAATGGTCGCAACGGCCGCGCCCAGCAGGGCGGCGGTCGCGGCGGACGCTCGCAGGGCGTTGCATCGAGCGACGGCGAACCGCGTCGTTTCTTCCCGGGCAAGAAGAAGTTCGCCGCGAAGCCCGCCGGCGGCGGTCGTCCCGGCGGCAATCGCGGTGGTGGCCAGCGTAGCGCTGCCGGCGGCGGCAGCGGCGGTGGCCGCGGGCGGTAA
- a CDS encoding amidohydrolase family protein: protein MRILDAHFHLWRIDGPGRSWPGPDLPRLHRDFTADDLRLETAGLDVAGGILVQSQADDRDTDWLLAIDDPLVRGVVGWTDLAAPGAPQRIASLAAQPALKGLRPMLQSIADTDWIMAPALEPAIEAMIVHGLRFDALIQPRHLGVLHAFATRWPDLPIVIDHAAKPHAATGTLDPWRDGIAALATLPNVWCKLSGLRTEQAPEQPAAALAPYVSHLVTSFGDRLMWGSDWPVLVDTGDAYRDWVRATIDLVGPVDLDRLFSGAASAFYGVPV from the coding sequence GTGCGCATCCTCGACGCGCATTTCCACCTCTGGCGGATCGACGGCCCGGGCCGGAGCTGGCCTGGGCCCGACCTGCCCCGCCTCCACCGCGATTTCACCGCCGACGATCTCCGCCTCGAGACAGCGGGGCTCGACGTCGCCGGCGGCATATTGGTCCAGTCGCAGGCCGACGACCGCGATACCGACTGGCTGCTGGCGATCGACGACCCGCTGGTCCGCGGTGTCGTCGGTTGGACGGACCTCGCTGCGCCCGGCGCGCCGCAGCGGATTGCGTCGCTCGCCGCGCAGCCGGCGCTGAAGGGCCTGCGCCCGATGCTGCAGAGCATAGCGGACACCGACTGGATCATGGCCCCCGCGCTCGAACCCGCTATCGAGGCGATGATCGTCCACGGCCTGCGCTTCGACGCGCTGATCCAGCCGCGCCACCTGGGCGTGCTCCATGCCTTCGCGACGCGGTGGCCTGACCTTCCGATCGTCATCGATCACGCCGCCAAGCCTCACGCCGCGACCGGCACGCTCGATCCATGGCGCGACGGGATCGCTGCGCTCGCGACGCTGCCCAACGTCTGGTGCAAGCTGTCGGGCCTGCGCACCGAACAGGCGCCGGAACAACCCGCTGCCGCCCTCGCCCCTTACGTGTCGCACCTCGTCACCAGCTTCGGCGACCGGCTGATGTGGGGCAGCGACTGGCCGGTGCTGGTCGATACCGGCGATGCCTATCGCGACTGGGTGCGGGCCACGATCGATCTCGTCGGGCCCGTCGACCTCGACCGCCTGTTTTCCGGTGCAGCGTCGGCGTTTTACGGTGTCCCTGTCTGA
- the lldD gene encoding FMN-dependent L-lactate dehydrogenase LldD, protein MIISSASDFREAARRRLPRFLFDYADGGAYAEATLRRNVDDLSDIALRQRVLRDVATIDLKTTLFGREMALPVALGPVGISGMYARRGEMQAARAAAKAGIPTCLSTVSICSIEQVSQVADPFWFQLYVIRDRAFMRDLIARAKASGAEALVFTVDMPVPGARYRDAHSGMSGPNAPIRRVLQAMTHPRWAWDVGLFGRPHLLGNLLPVLGKNSGLNDYMGWLGTNFDPTIQWRDLDWIRELWDGPLIIKGILDPEDAREAARIGADGIVVSNHGGRQLDGVLSSARALPAIADAVGDDLTVLVDGGVRSGLDVVRMLALGAKGVLLGRAWVYALAAEGEAGVAKLLDLIRKEMIVAMTLTGVNRIEAIDRSILVDHAG, encoded by the coding sequence ATGATCATCTCGTCCGCCAGCGATTTCCGCGAAGCCGCGCGCCGTCGCCTGCCGCGTTTCCTGTTCGATTATGCCGACGGCGGCGCCTATGCCGAGGCGACGTTGCGGCGCAACGTCGACGACCTGTCCGACATCGCGCTGCGTCAGCGCGTGCTGCGCGACGTCGCGACGATTGACCTGAAGACGACATTGTTCGGCCGCGAGATGGCGTTGCCGGTCGCGCTCGGCCCCGTCGGCATCAGCGGCATGTACGCGCGGCGCGGCGAGATGCAGGCGGCGCGCGCGGCGGCGAAGGCGGGCATCCCGACGTGCCTATCGACCGTGTCGATCTGCTCGATCGAACAGGTATCACAGGTCGCCGATCCCTTCTGGTTCCAGCTCTACGTCATCCGCGACCGCGCCTTCATGCGCGACCTGATCGCACGGGCGAAGGCAAGCGGGGCGGAGGCTCTGGTGTTCACCGTCGACATGCCGGTGCCGGGTGCGCGCTATCGTGACGCGCATTCGGGCATGTCGGGGCCGAACGCCCCGATCCGCCGTGTCCTCCAGGCGATGACCCATCCGCGCTGGGCTTGGGACGTGGGCCTGTTCGGCCGCCCGCATCTGCTGGGCAATTTGCTGCCGGTGCTGGGCAAGAACAGCGGCCTGAACGACTATATGGGCTGGCTCGGCACCAACTTCGACCCGACGATCCAGTGGCGCGACCTCGACTGGATTCGCGAGCTGTGGGACGGCCCGCTGATCATCAAGGGCATCCTCGACCCCGAAGACGCCCGCGAAGCCGCGCGGATCGGTGCCGACGGAATCGTCGTGTCGAACCACGGCGGGCGCCAGCTGGACGGCGTGCTGTCGAGCGCCCGCGCCCTTCCCGCGATCGCCGATGCGGTGGGCGACGATTTGACCGTGCTGGTCGACGGCGGCGTGCGCAGTGGCCTCGACGTCGTTCGGATGCTGGCGCTGGGCGCGAAGGGCGTGCTGTTGGGGCGCGCCTGGGTCTATGCGCTGGCCGCCGAGGGCGAGGCAGGCGTCGCCAAGCTGCTCGACCTGATCCGCAAGGAAATGATCGTCGCGATGACGCTGACCGGCGTGAACCGGATCGAGGCGATCGACCGGTCGATCCTGGTCGACCACGCAGGCTAA
- a CDS encoding SMP-30/gluconolactonase/LRE family protein, with product MTDAVVVAGSGRSILGEGVTWSARDNAVYWVDILGLAIRRLSLADGSVTRWDSPERTGWLIERANDDGFIAGLQSGFHDLILPDGGGTAQVARIADPEPDLPDNRMNDAAADPLGRIWAGTMPVSCEGATGAFYRLNADRSWVKVDAPYTIANGPAISPDGRWLFHTDTALDTIFRFAINDDGSLGPRSVHITIDNATGHPDGMTLDADGCLWVARWGGGRVTRFDPDGKEMRYIPLPASQITRMAFAGPDLDRMFVTSAADGMEHEEHAGALFEVDPGCRGLPTLAFGG from the coding sequence ATGACCGACGCCGTCGTCGTCGCCGGCAGCGGCCGGTCGATCCTGGGCGAAGGCGTCACCTGGTCGGCGCGCGACAACGCCGTCTACTGGGTCGATATCCTGGGCCTCGCCATCCGCCGGCTGTCGCTGGCGGATGGATCCGTCACCCGCTGGGATAGCCCTGAGCGGACGGGCTGGCTGATCGAACGGGCGAACGACGACGGCTTCATCGCCGGGCTGCAAAGCGGGTTCCACGACCTGATTCTGCCGGACGGCGGCGGGACGGCGCAGGTGGCGCGGATCGCCGATCCCGAACCCGACCTGCCCGACAACCGTATGAACGATGCCGCCGCCGATCCGTTAGGCCGCATCTGGGCCGGGACCATGCCGGTGTCGTGCGAGGGCGCGACCGGTGCCTTCTACCGGCTTAATGCCGATCGCAGCTGGGTGAAGGTCGATGCGCCCTATACCATCGCCAATGGCCCGGCGATTTCGCCCGATGGTCGCTGGCTGTTCCACACCGACACCGCACTCGACACGATCTTTCGCTTCGCCATCAACGACGACGGGTCGCTGGGGCCGCGGAGCGTGCACATTACGATCGACAATGCGACCGGGCACCCGGACGGCATGACGCTCGACGCCGATGGCTGCCTGTGGGTCGCCCGCTGGGGCGGCGGGCGCGTGACGCGCTTCGACCCGGACGGCAAGGAGATGCGCTACATCCCCCTGCCCGCATCGCAGATCACGCGGATGGCGTTCGCCGGGCCGGACCTCGACCGGATGTTCGTGACCTCCGCCGCGGACGGCATGGAGCACGAAGAACACGCCGGGGCGCTGTTCGAGGTCGACCCGGGCTGTCGCGGATTGCCTACGCTGGCATTCGGCGGCTGA
- a CDS encoding sugar MFS transporter — MAMAPGGSATTAATGGGAGQSYRSALTLLASLFFMWGFITVINNTLLPHLRSVFDLNYTQTTLIESVWFIAYFVASIPSAKLIERIGYQKSLVVGLVVMAVGALGMTLAASLPSYGVTLVMLFVIASGITLLQVAANPYVTVIGPPETGSSRLNLVQAFNSLGTTLAPLFAGYLILGRSVGGTTTDRVLTQAERLADAQSVILPYVLVAIVLVVLAVVIARFPLPAIGQSTQRVSKAERAQLSLWKHRNLVFGVPAIFIYLIAEIGVANLFINFVSQPDIAAITHEQASRYLSLLWGGMMIGRFVGSLLMQKIPAEKVLAAFSIGAFVVMLGATFLTGPAAMWSLILVGLFHSIMFPTIFSLGIRGLGPLTEEGSGLLIMAIAGGALVVVQGWLADRYGLQTSFLLTVVCELYILFYAVWGAKPTHALPDQTVSPAE; from the coding sequence ATGGCAATGGCACCGGGCGGATCGGCGACGACCGCCGCGACAGGGGGCGGCGCGGGGCAGAGCTATCGCTCGGCACTCACGCTGCTGGCCAGCCTCTTCTTCATGTGGGGCTTCATCACCGTCATCAACAACACGCTGCTGCCGCACCTGCGCAGCGTGTTCGACCTGAACTACACGCAGACGACGCTGATCGAGAGCGTGTGGTTCATCGCCTATTTCGTCGCGTCGATCCCGTCGGCCAAGCTGATCGAGCGGATCGGGTACCAGAAGTCGCTGGTCGTCGGCCTGGTCGTGATGGCAGTCGGCGCGCTCGGGATGACGCTGGCGGCGAGCCTGCCGTCGTACGGCGTGACGCTCGTCATGCTGTTCGTCATCGCCAGCGGCATCACGCTGCTCCAGGTCGCGGCCAACCCGTACGTCACCGTCATCGGCCCGCCGGAGACCGGATCGTCGCGCCTCAACCTCGTGCAGGCGTTCAATTCGCTCGGCACGACGCTGGCGCCGCTCTTCGCGGGCTATCTGATCCTCGGCCGGTCGGTCGGCGGGACCACCACCGACCGCGTGCTGACGCAGGCCGAACGGCTGGCCGACGCGCAGTCGGTGATCCTGCCCTATGTCCTGGTCGCGATCGTGCTCGTCGTGCTGGCAGTCGTCATTGCCCGTTTTCCGCTGCCCGCGATCGGCCAGTCGACCCAGCGCGTGTCGAAGGCGGAGCGGGCGCAGCTGTCGCTGTGGAAGCACCGCAACCTGGTATTCGGGGTCCCGGCGATCTTCATCTATCTGATCGCGGAAATCGGCGTCGCCAACCTGTTCATCAACTTCGTATCGCAGCCTGACATCGCCGCGATCACGCACGAGCAAGCCTCGCGCTATCTATCGCTGCTGTGGGGTGGGATGATGATCGGCCGCTTCGTGGGTTCGCTGCTGATGCAGAAGATCCCGGCGGAGAAGGTGCTCGCCGCCTTCTCGATCGGCGCGTTCGTCGTGATGCTCGGCGCGACCTTCCTGACGGGCCCGGCGGCGATGTGGTCGCTGATCCTGGTCGGCCTGTTCCATTCGATCATGTTCCCGACGATCTTCTCGCTCGGCATCCGCGGCCTCGGCCCGCTGACCGAGGAAGGATCGGGCCTGCTGATCATGGCGATCGCCGGCGGTGCGCTGGTCGTCGTGCAGGGTTGGCTGGCCGATCGCTACGGCCTGCAGACCTCGTTCCTGCTGACGGTGGTGTGCGAGCTCTACATCCTGTTCTACGCCGTGTGGGGCGCCAAGCCGACCCATGCGCTGCCCGACCAGACCGTAAGCCCTGCGGAATGA
- a CDS encoding galactose mutarotase, which produces MRAIWSILMVTAAIGSVPAMAATAKRTSFGTLKNGTAIEAVTLTGANGVSARIITYGATLQALNAPDRTGKVADITLGYDTIAAYEAKTNYFGVTVGRYANRIAGGRFTIDGKAYQLPKNNGENSLHGGEKGFDQMVWRITDMKQSGPVASVTLALTSPDGDQGYPGKLDVTVTYSLDDKGALTIDFGAASDQPTIVNMTNHAIFNLAGEGAGPGIYGHRLTIPAKRYLPVDANLIPTGELKPVAGTVFDFTRGRSLSDGIRDGRDPQIVAGRGWDHNWVLDKGATATPQLAARAEDPASGRVLEVLTTEPGVQFYSGNFLDGTLVGKQGHVYRMGDGLALEPQKFPDTPNQPKFGSARVDPGKPYHHRMIYRVSVAR; this is translated from the coding sequence ATGCGGGCAATCTGGAGCATCCTGATGGTGACGGCGGCAATCGGTTCGGTGCCGGCGATGGCGGCGACGGCGAAGCGGACGAGCTTCGGCACGCTGAAGAATGGCACGGCGATCGAGGCGGTGACGCTGACCGGCGCGAACGGCGTCTCGGCGCGAATCATCACCTATGGCGCGACGTTGCAGGCGCTCAATGCTCCCGATCGCACCGGCAAGGTCGCCGACATCACCCTCGGTTACGATACGATCGCGGCCTATGAGGCGAAGACGAATTATTTCGGCGTGACGGTCGGGCGCTATGCCAACCGAATCGCCGGCGGTCGCTTCACGATCGATGGCAAGGCCTATCAGCTGCCCAAGAACAACGGCGAGAATTCTCTGCACGGCGGTGAAAAAGGGTTCGACCAGATGGTCTGGCGGATCACCGACATGAAGCAGTCGGGTCCGGTCGCAAGCGTCACGCTGGCGCTGACCAGCCCCGATGGCGACCAGGGCTATCCCGGCAAGCTCGACGTGACGGTGACCTATTCGCTCGACGACAAGGGCGCGCTGACGATCGATTTCGGTGCCGCCAGCGATCAGCCCACGATCGTCAACATGACGAATCACGCGATCTTCAACCTGGCGGGCGAAGGCGCCGGTCCGGGCATCTACGGCCACCGTCTGACGATCCCGGCCAAGCGCTATCTGCCCGTCGACGCCAATCTGATCCCGACCGGCGAGCTGAAGCCGGTCGCGGGCACCGTGTTCGACTTCACCCGCGGCCGCTCGCTCAGCGACGGCATCCGCGACGGCCGCGATCCGCAGATCGTCGCCGGTCGCGGCTGGGATCACAATTGGGTGCTCGACAAGGGGGCGACTGCAACGCCGCAGCTCGCCGCGCGCGCCGAGGATCCGGCATCGGGCCGCGTGCTCGAAGTGCTGACGACCGAGCCGGGCGTGCAATTCTATTCGGGCAACTTCCTCGACGGGACGCTCGTCGGCAAGCAGGGGCATGTCTATCGCATGGGCGACGGCCTCGCGCTCGAACCGCAGAAGTTCCCGGACACGCCCAACCAGCCGAAGTTCGGCTCGGCCCGTGTCGATCCGGGCAAACCCTATCACCACCGCATGATCTACCGCGTCTCCGTGGCGCGCTGA
- a CDS encoding dihydroxy-acid dehydratase family protein, translating into MTDAPKLRSRAWFDNPDNIDMTALYLERYLNYGLSLEELQSGKPIIGIAQTGSDLSPCNRHHLVLAERVREGIREAGGIAIEFPVHPIQETGKRPTAGLDRNLAYLGLVEALYGYPLDGVVLTIGCDKTTPACLMAAATVNIPAIALSVGPMLNGWHKGERTGSGTIVWKARQMLAAGEIDDAEFIRLVASSAPSTGYCNTMGTATTMNSLAEALGMSLPGSAAIPAPYRDRQESAWRTGKRIVEMVAEDLKPSDILTRDAFHNAIRVNSAIGGSTNAPIHLAAIARHIGVDLPVTDWEEQGHKVPLLVNLQPAGEYLGEDYYRAGGVPAVVNQLMEQGLIHEQALTVNGRSIGDNCRGVAIEDEKVIRPFDQPLKEDAGFIVLKGNLFDSAVMKTSVISEEFRARYLSNPDSPNAFEGPAVVFDGPEDYHHRIDDPATGITPETLLFMRGAGPIGYPGAAEVVNMRPPAHLITEGVHSLPCIGDGRQSGTSGSPSILNASPEAAAMGGLALLRTGDRVRIDLNTGQADVLIPDEELAERRRALQANGGYAYPASQTPWQEIQRAVVGQMGSGAILEGAEKYQRIAQTKGLPRDNH; encoded by the coding sequence ATGACCGACGCCCCGAAGCTGCGCAGCCGCGCGTGGTTCGACAATCCCGACAACATCGACATGACCGCGCTCTATCTCGAGCGCTACCTGAACTACGGCCTCAGCCTGGAGGAATTGCAGTCGGGCAAGCCGATCATCGGCATCGCCCAGACCGGGAGCGACCTGTCGCCCTGCAACCGGCACCATCTGGTGCTGGCGGAGCGGGTGCGCGAGGGCATTCGGGAAGCCGGCGGCATTGCGATCGAATTTCCGGTCCATCCGATCCAGGAAACCGGCAAGCGTCCGACCGCGGGGCTCGACCGTAATCTGGCCTATCTTGGGCTGGTCGAGGCGCTGTACGGCTACCCCCTCGATGGTGTCGTCCTGACGATCGGGTGCGACAAGACGACCCCGGCGTGCCTGATGGCGGCGGCGACCGTGAACATCCCGGCGATCGCGCTGTCGGTGGGCCCGATGCTGAACGGCTGGCACAAGGGCGAGCGCACGGGCAGCGGCACGATCGTGTGGAAGGCGCGCCAGATGCTGGCCGCGGGCGAGATCGACGATGCGGAGTTCATCCGCCTGGTCGCATCGTCGGCGCCGTCGACCGGCTATTGCAACACGATGGGCACCGCGACGACGATGAATTCGCTCGCCGAGGCGCTCGGCATGTCGCTGCCCGGGTCCGCCGCAATCCCGGCGCCCTATCGCGATCGCCAGGAATCGGCGTGGCGTACGGGCAAGCGGATCGTCGAAATGGTCGCGGAGGATCTGAAGCCTTCCGACATCCTGACGCGCGACGCATTCCACAACGCGATCCGGGTCAATTCGGCGATCGGTGGATCGACGAACGCGCCGATCCACCTGGCCGCCATCGCCCGCCACATCGGCGTCGACCTGCCGGTGACGGATTGGGAAGAGCAGGGGCATAAGGTGCCGTTGCTGGTGAACCTGCAGCCGGCCGGCGAATATCTGGGTGAGGACTATTACCGCGCGGGCGGCGTCCCTGCGGTCGTCAACCAGCTGATGGAGCAGGGCCTGATCCATGAGCAGGCACTGACCGTCAACGGCCGCTCGATCGGCGACAACTGCCGCGGCGTGGCGATCGAGGATGAAAAGGTCATCCGGCCGTTCGACCAGCCGCTGAAGGAAGACGCCGGCTTCATCGTGCTGAAGGGCAATCTGTTCGACAGCGCCGTGATGAAGACCAGCGTGATCTCGGAGGAATTCCGCGCGCGCTATCTGTCGAATCCGGACTCGCCCAACGCGTTCGAAGGTCCGGCGGTCGTGTTCGACGGGCCCGAGGACTATCATCACCGCATCGACGACCCTGCGACCGGTATCACGCCCGAGACGTTGCTGTTCATGCGCGGCGCCGGCCCGATCGGCTACCCGGGCGCAGCGGAGGTCGTGAACATGCGACCGCCGGCGCATCTGATCACCGAGGGCGTCCATTCGCTGCCGTGCATCGGTGACGGTCGCCAGTCGGGGACTAGCGGGTCGCCCTCGATCCTGAATGCCAGCCCCGAGGCCGCGGCCATGGGTGGCCTGGCGCTGCTGCGCACCGGCGACCGCGTGCGGATCGACCTGAACACCGGCCAAGCCGACGTTCTGATCCCTGACGAGGAATTGGCCGAGCGTCGCCGCGCGTTGCAGGCAAACGGGGGCTATGCCTATCCGGCCTCGCAGACCCCGTGGCAGGAAATCCAGCGCGCCGTCGTCGGCCAGATGGGCAGCGGCGCGATCCTGGAAGGCGCGGAGAAGTATCAGCGGATCGCCCAGACCAAGGGCCTGCCGCGCGATAACCACTGA